A region of the Terriglobales bacterium genome:
ATGAAGCCATCCTGAACAAAGAGCTGGATAAACGAAATTTCCGCCGCAAGCTTGAGTTGCTGAAAATCCTGAAGCCACTAAACGAGTGGCAAAAAGGGGGACGCAAGCCCGCCCGGCTTTACCGCTTCTCCGCGACGCAGTTTGAGAAATTAAAAGACAAAGGCATATTGTTTCCGTTTTAAGTGAATGGAGTTCAAGTGAGTGGAATAAGAGTCATCTAGGCTTTATAATTGTAGTTACGGTATGGTAACTACAAAAAATGCGCTTCGAATGGGATGAGGCGAAGAATCGCCGTAATCTCGCGAAACATAAAATCAGCTTCGAGACGGCACAGCTGGTTTTTGAAGATCCATATGCGCTCAGCTTTCAGGACCTTATCGTCAATGGCGAAGAGCGGTGGCAAACTTTTGGAATGATTGCTGGTCTTATTGTGATGGTGGCCCATATCTTTTGGGAAGAAAATGGCGAAGAAATCATCCGCCTCATTTCAGCCAGGAAAGCAAGTTCACGAGAGAGAAAAATCTATGAAGCTCACAAAAAATCAGGCTAAAGAGATACGCGCTTTGAAGCGGATGAAAGACGAAGAAATCGATTTTACGGATATTCCAGAGCTGGTGAATCCAAGTAAAGTGGTCGTCGGAAAGTTCTATCGGCCTATCAAGAAATCGTTGACGATTCGGATTGATGCTGACGTTCTCGCATGGGTCAAGGGACAGGGGAAGGGATACCAGACCCGAATCAATTGCTTCTTGCGAGAGAAAATGCAAGCAACCACCAAATATCAGTGGTATGGCATCTGCAGCCTGGACGGCGCGGACTGGCCCCACCTTGCGAAAGAAGATAAAGAACCAAACACGAATCAGATCCTATCTTGACTACTACTCTCCGTAAACCCGCGTCTTTTAAGCCAAGCCTGGAGTTCAAGTCATCTGGCCTCAGGGGAAGACTGCAACCAGTGTGCAACCAAGTGCTGAAGCAGTTCCACCAGCTTCCTTCTCTCAGACTACTTTGCTACTTTGACGACGAGAATCCGGAACGGTTGCAAAAACATTTTGGGCAGTTTGCAGGCATTCACATTCCCATCCTCGGGGCTGTGCCTTGGCCGGATTATGTAGAGCACCACTTTTTTGATTGGGCCGGAGAGATTGCCTTCGATAATCTGATTTACGTACCTGGAACCAGATATGCCCAGGAAAGAGTTCATTTTGTCATTATTTTTTCACACGAATTGCAGCATTTCATACAGTGGGGATTTGCACGAAAGGTCTACCAGGCCAATGTTCTTCTTTTCCAGAATCTCCACTTGTTCGATCCAACAACAGAAGTCAAACCATGGGGCCTTCCTCTCAATCGTGACGCCATGATCGTTGCAAAACGGGTCGCGGGGGCCGTTTGCGGCATGAAACGTGTAAAAGAATTTATAGAGTTACAAATTAACGACGGCAAACAAGCCACGAATATCTCGAAAACACAAATGTGGGAGTGGATTCGAACTATTTCGCCGTCTGCCCCCCGTTACGATTTGTATAAAGAGACTGATCATCTCGTCCAGAAATATAGGACCAAGCTTATCCGTCTTAAGTCCGATATAGACTTCTCAAAATCTGAGTGGTGGCTCTAGAGTATTCCAAGGCTGGTTGGGTCCTCTAGATCGGTCTTTTCGTAATCGCTGTTTTCTGCCATAATTGGTTGTGCACCCCTATTGGCGCCAGGCCAACCCTAGTTTTATTGGGGGCACAGTATCCTCTGAAATCAGTTCTCGGTTCTCAGTTCTCGGTTCTCAGATTAGTACCTATAAACTCTTCAAGGTGAGGTCAGAATGTCTGCAAAGTACATCTTTGTAACGGGCGGGGTTGTGTCTTCATTGGGCAAGGGGCTGGCGGCTGCATCCATCGGATGCCTGCTTGAAAGCCGTGGTCTCAAGGTCAACCTGCAGAAGTTCGACCCTTATCTCAACGTTGATCCGGGCACCATGTCGCCCTTCCAGCATGGCGAGGTCTTTGTGACCGATGACGGCGCCGAGACTGACCTCGACCTTGGCCACTACGAGCGCTTCACCCACGCCAAGTTGACCCGCGACAATAACTGGACGACCGGCCGCATTTACGAACAAATTATCGCAAAGGAGCGCCGCGGCGATTACCTGGGCAAGACCGTGCAGGTGATTCCACACGTCACCAACGAGATCAAGGCGGCCATGAAAAAGATCTCACAGGATATGGACGTGGTCATTGTCGAGATCGGCGGCACGGTGGGCGACATTGAATCGCTGCCCTTCATCGAAGCTATCCGCCAGATGCGCCAGGAGCTCGGCCGCGAGAACACGCTTTTCGTGCACGTGACCCTGGTCCCCTGGATCGGAGCGGCCGGCGAGCTGAAGACCAAGCCCACGCAGCACTCGGTGAAAGAGTTGTTGAGCATAGGAATTCAGCCTGACATCCTGCTCTGCCGCACTGACCGCTTTCTCTCCAAGGAGATCAAGTCGAAAATCGCTCTGTTCTGCAACGTGGAAGAAGATGCTGTCATCACCGCCAAAGACGTGGCTTCGATTTACGAGGTCCCGCTGGTCTTTGCCAAAGAGCAGGTGGATACGCTCGCGCTGAAATATCTGCACTTGAATGCGCCCGAGCGCAATCTGAGCAGGTGGGAAGAGCTGGTGCACCGAGTTTACAACCCGAAAGACGAGGTCTCGATTGGCATCGTCGGCAAGTATGTGGAATACGAAGACTCTTACAAATCCCTGAAAGAAGCCTTGGTGCACGGCGCGGTGGGCCACAACCTCAAATTGAATGTGACTTGGGTGGAAGCTGAGGGCCTCGAAACCGAAGGCCGCGAGTACGAGGCGCAGATCGAGGAATACGACGGCCTTCTGGTCCCCGGAGGCTTCGGCAAGCGTGGCATCGCGGGAATGCTGAACGCCATCCGTTATGCCCGTGAAAATAAAGTTCCCTATTTCGGAATCTGCCTGGGCATGCAAACGGCGTGTATTGAATATGCCCGCAATGTTTGCGGGCTGGAGTCGGCTGACTCCAGCGAGTTCGATCCGGCGACGCCGCATCGCGTCATCTACAAACTGCGCGAGCTGCGCGGGATCGACGAACTGGGCGGCACCATGCGGCTGGGCGCCTGGGCTTGCAAGCTTGAACCCGGCTCACTCGCCCACAAGGCTTATGGTGAGCTTGAGATCAGCGAGCGCCACCGTCATCGCTATGAGTTCAACCGCGAGTATGAGGCCATCCTGACCGGCGCCGGGCTGCGCATCACCGGCTCGACTCCTGATGGGACTTATGTTGAGATCGTAGAAATCCCCGGTCATCCGCATTTCTTAGGATGCCAGTTCCATCCTGAGTTCAAGTCGAAGCCGCTGGAGCCGCATCCGCTGTTCTCGACGTTTATTAAGGCCTCGTATGAAAGTGGCCGTGAACGCCGCGCCAAGAAGCTCTCGACGGAGCTGGAGCAGTTCCATCGGCCAGAGAAAGTCAGTAAGAGATAGAATCAACTCTAGTAGTCTTAAGCTTTTAGCCTTTGGCTTTTAGCTAAAGGCTAGGAGCTCAAGGCTAAAAGCTTGTCTTTTAAAGTTGGCAAAGTCGAAATCGGCGGCGACGCGATGTTTCTGATCGCCGGGCCTTGCGTCATTGAGAGCGAGGCCCACGCCATCAAGATGGCCGAGTGCGTCAAGGGTGTGAGCCGGTCGCTGCGGATTCCTTACATTTTCAAGGCCTCTTACGACAAGGCCAACCGCACTTCGCTCAC
Encoded here:
- a CDS encoding BrnT family toxin, with the protein product MRFEWDEAKNRRNLAKHKISFETAQLVFEDPYALSFQDLIVNGEERWQTFGMIAGLIVMVAHIFWEENGEEIIRLISARKASSRERKIYEAHKKSG
- a CDS encoding BrnA antitoxin family protein; its protein translation is MKLTKNQAKEIRALKRMKDEEIDFTDIPELVNPSKVVVGKFYRPIKKSLTIRIDADVLAWVKGQGKGYQTRINCFLREKMQATTKYQWYGICSLDGADWPHLAKEDKEPNTNQILS
- a CDS encoding CTP synthase — protein: MSAKYIFVTGGVVSSLGKGLAAASIGCLLESRGLKVNLQKFDPYLNVDPGTMSPFQHGEVFVTDDGAETDLDLGHYERFTHAKLTRDNNWTTGRIYEQIIAKERRGDYLGKTVQVIPHVTNEIKAAMKKISQDMDVVIVEIGGTVGDIESLPFIEAIRQMRQELGRENTLFVHVTLVPWIGAAGELKTKPTQHSVKELLSIGIQPDILLCRTDRFLSKEIKSKIALFCNVEEDAVITAKDVASIYEVPLVFAKEQVDTLALKYLHLNAPERNLSRWEELVHRVYNPKDEVSIGIVGKYVEYEDSYKSLKEALVHGAVGHNLKLNVTWVEAEGLETEGREYEAQIEEYDGLLVPGGFGKRGIAGMLNAIRYARENKVPYFGICLGMQTACIEYARNVCGLESADSSEFDPATPHRVIYKLRELRGIDELGGTMRLGAWACKLEPGSLAHKAYGELEISERHRHRYEFNREYEAILTGAGLRITGSTPDGTYVEIVEIPGHPHFLGCQFHPEFKSKPLEPHPLFSTFIKASYESGRERRAKKLSTELEQFHRPEKVSKR